The window ctgctgcgggccggggccgccgtGCCCGGGCGGCGGCGGTGAGCGGGCGGGCCGGgcagcggggcgggcgggccggggccggggccggggccggggccggggccggggccggggctggggccggcgGGGCCCGGAGTGAAGCGGGGCCGTGCTGTGTTGCAGCGCAAGCGGCGGGGTGCACATCCCGCCGCGGTACCGGCAGTTCCCGGAGCTGACGCGGGCGCAGGTGATTCGAGGCGAGGTGCTCAGCGGCATCATGTGGTTCTGGATCCTCTGGCACTTCTGGCACAACTCGGACATGGTGCTGGTGAGGCCGGCGCGGCggccgggggcggggggcgTGGGCCGGGCCCCGGCCGCGCTCTGACGGGCCTCTCTCCCAGGGACACTTCCCGTATCCCGACGCTTCGGCCTGGACGGACGAGGAGCTCGGCATCCCTCCGGACGATGAGGAATAGCAGCACACCGGTACGGCTCCCGTGGCCCCTCCTCACACGGGCTCGGCTCGGGTGCAGCCCCGGGCGCCGTGCCCGGCTCTGCCGCTGCGGGGCCCTGCTCTCAGCAGGTGTTTGTGCATTGCCCAGGGGGAACTTGCCCAGCCTCTGTGGTACGGGAGGCAGCGTCCGCACTGCTCATTGCCTTCACACACGTATCTCGGGTGCCTGAGACCAGGTAGCCCTGATTTTAACAATATTAGCCTGTAACAACTGACTTGGTTATGAGTTGAAGCTTACCTGGTACCAgttctaaattattttcttcatgctGTTCTGTAGACCCAGCATTATCTAACTTCAAAGACATGCTGTGTTTCTAGAGAGATCTGTCCAGATGTCCCCTTAAACGTCTGAGGCTTTTGCTTGTTTCCAGTTCTTTAATTACCAAGTCTTTTTTAAGCTGTTGTGTCACACATTACAGCTCGAAACCAAAAGCTTCTACTACTGCTGAAGGTAGCATTGAGGAGGtccttctgctctgcctggtgGGAAAAGGATGAGTGAAAAGGTTCTcaggtttttcttctgttacttTCAGGTTCCTGGAACTAAATGAGGCCCCTAGAACCAAATCTTTGTCTCCTGGGTCCTTATGTCAATAAAACTGTAAACAAAGTTGAAGCtgaactgtatttttttgtattttaagtaGAATTTTTGGAAAATGACCATGACAGCTTTAAAGCTGCAGTACTTGAGTACACATGAGCTTCGTAATGCTTGCTTGATAGAGAATGTGTTTGCCCCAAGAAATAAGGTCCCTGAGTGCATGGCAGGTAACAAACAGGCTTATCAGTAAAGGCTCTGCCAAATAACCGATGAGGAGGTGAGGGGTAATTGCCACAGAAGCAGGAGAATTTACTCAGAAGAGAACCCAGACCAGTTGTTCCAGGCTTTTCTCAGGATGAAGGAGAATTCCCCTTGGGTATATAAAAGTTCAGAATAATCAAGGTAAAAATGTCTTAGGACTCAGCACAGCAGTCAAGGAGGCAGTGATCCAGCTTAAGGAAAATGAAGGGAGTGGGGTCTGCAGAAGTcccttgattttatttttttttccttctctttcccttccagTGTTATACCCTAAAGTAACTTTTTCACTCCCTTTAACCACCTGAGTTGCACCCCTCTAACTTCATGGAGAGGAGTCATGCATGACACAATCAACAATTTCCTTGAGACTTTTCCATGCAGTCAATCTTTATTATAGCAGTATTCTCATATTCACATCAAGTACATAGAACTTTTTGCCTTTCATATAATACAGAGTTCTTTAAATAACTTTACACTGAAATAGTTTTCTTCAATCTGAATTCAGCTATCaaattttaatatgttttaagTCTCCATGCTCTCTAACCAAACTGGACAATATTTCCCATTGTACAAATTTACATGAGAAAAACTCCAAAGTACAAATGAAGGGACAACAAAAGTAAAGGGAGAAggaacaaacaagaaaaataagttgTATTGGCAATTACAGGAGAAACTTGAGAAGGAACGAAGGGGAGTTGCCATGACCTACATAATAGGaaaccaaaaataaacattttgttatgaattaaaaaataaatacaagtttcAAAACAATTACTCCATTgtagattttaaaaagcagctaTGGAAATCTAATAACAcaatgggtttgttttttttttaagtaaccAGACTGGACCTTCTACTTTGCAGTCATAAGCCCCTTGCAAACCTCTGgtggtcaaaaaaaaaaaaaaaaaaaaaagaatacagcTGAAAGGAATGTGTTAGCACAGAGTTTAAAGTGGTGGGACATACATTTCATTGCACTaaggaacaaacaaacaaacagaagaaatcAAATCTGTATATaaatttccctttcctctccttaCTACGTACTTTGCCTCTCATAAACAAGCCTCTGTATTATGAGGTAATGCCATTGTCTTGactatatataaaaataataaagtttaaAGGATACAGATCCAGGTATCTATAAACTTTAAACAAGCCAGTCCTATCTTACTCTCCCAGAGGGTCCAACCAGTGAGTGCTACCCCTTCTGTCACTGCTCAAGGCATCGTGCTCTCCTGGGAAGCCCAGGAGATCTGTGCCCCTTTCCTAATCCAAGGAAAAGCAGCCTGTGCTCAAGTAAGAAAGAGAGACAGTGCCAGTAATGCACAACAAGTTACACACACCTACACCTGCTCCTGCAAAACAAGGCAGAGTCACAGAAGGCAACAGTGGCCGGCCTGCACTGTGTTGGGGTAGGGAAAGAGGGATCCAGTTAGGCAGCTGGTGGCTGACTCCTTTTGCAATTGCTCAAGAATAATGTCACTGCCAGCCTGGGGAGACCCTTCACTACCCCCGGGGTGAGGTGGGGAGGAGGGGTACACCTGGAGAATGGAGGGCCAGGAGGAGCTCTGCACTTGCAGTCAGGATGACCACAGAGCAGATGGGCTGGCTCATGCATCCCCGGCAGTGGCAGACCCTGCTCTAGAGGTACAGGGCAGTACTGGATCCCAAAAAGATTTCAAGAATGGAAAAGAAGTATGGGGCAGGACTTTCTCCAATCCCAACAATGAGATCAGAACAGCAATGTTAATTTGGGTTTCCAACACATGCAAGTTGGCCATTGTCAGGTATCTGTCAGTTGAGAAATGtggagaaggggaggaaggggaggcaGGTAGGACACAAGGCTCATGAAAGAAggatgtgctttttttttttttttggttgattttttttctgtttttttctgtttttttttcctaaaggttCACAGCTTTGAAtaaaaaagcacatttattGCACTTACACTTTATTTTAGACAGAGTTAATTTAAGTTATGCCCTCACAACCCCCCCACCATCCCCAAATAACTCAACACCCAAGTTTGGTCCATTTTTCCCTAGATCCAACATCCATACCCAGATGATGGGCTtcatttcttcctaatgttcCACTGAACTCCCAAACACACAGATGGATTTTCTCTTCAATAAGGGTGAATACACAAATGCAACACATTTAGATGTCACATGAGAATGACATTTATCAAAACAAAACCTTACCAGTTTccaaacccaaataaacaacaaaaaaagaaaacagttatttttgtGGTTTACTTGCTCAAAAGTAAATGTCACACAAGGCTTATTCTAAAGTACAGCTGCTGCAAACATGACAAACTAGACAAAATGGCCAGACAGGCCACTGTTGGCTCTTGAGGAGGCTGGGTGAGCTGAACACACCGCTGCTGGATGCTATGAAGCAAATACTAGGTAGTTTAGAAGTtcctaaacaaaacaaacaaaaacccaacaaaaaacacTCCCctccgccccccccccccccccaaaaaaaaaaaattacaaaataaccATCACACGTACTTTTAGTGCAGAATTTGGGGTAGGTAGAAGGATTACAGATAGTTCCTGgaacataaataaaacatttttacatgTTGTTTTCTAAAAGGAACAAACCCAAATTAAAATTGGTCTGATATTTCATATGAACTGTGTACTTAGAGATAACTTCCTAAGTAACAATTATGCCAAAATCCTGCCccaaggaacaaaaggaaaagatctGAAAAAGCACTAACATCCAAACCTATTATTTTGTCCTTCATGGACAAATATGACACTGATATGTAGGTACTGCCAGAAGTCTATGTAACCAGTCTGAAATTTGAACAAATCAAATTCACACCTACTGGTTGTCCCTCAGCTGACAAGGCACCTACCATCTCCCACAGTTAATGTGCAATAACAGAATGTGGTCACTGAACTGCAAGAGGCCCAGGGAAGAAGTGAGGAAACTGCTGACATTCCAGAAACAAAACTTACTGCATTTTCTGGGACAAGGAACTAATTGTATGATATATGTGAACCCTTACAAGTGCTAGCCATCAGTTTCTCCTCATCTAGCTCTCATTATCCATCTACCATCTCATTCCAAGATGCTATGAGATTGTAACTTCAGGCCTCTGGAGCTTTCTTTAACAAGATCTCTACATCTTTGGCAGGGGAGGAGGGCTTACTTGTTTTTAAGTTAAATGAACCTCATTATATGTTGGTAAGAGTAGATTTCAAGCAGCAGGTTTACTGTCACTAAATCCGGTATCCTTCTGTTCTTGGCTTTGAAATGCTAATAGGTATTTTGAGGAATGCTCTCCTTGCTCTTTTACAGGAGTTGATCAACTCCAAACCACCTACCTATAGGGATAGCTATATACAAAACTACTGCAGCAGATGTAAACCAAAGATACTGCTCTAGTTAAAAAGCACCTGGTTTACATTCTGTTGTACTTTTTAAGGTTGCAAAGGCACGTGATAATTTGGCAAACTACAAAAACTGTTTTGGGGGATCCCTATGTAAACCACTCAGAACACCTCAGAACAGAGGGTCTTGGTAGCTCTCTTTTCTAAACAAAAGAGAAGTTAGTTTTCACCTGAATTCACTCTTGGTGTAGTCTGTATTCTGCAGCTTTTAAAGCTTCCTCTTTCCACAGGTTCATAGTTACTGCTGTCATGGTGCTGACGTAGTAGCTTCTGTGATAGCATCCTTGAAACTTAAATTCAAACTTCCATTTTAACAACCTGGCTCTGCTCTTCTGTAGTTTATTAGGTAAGAATCACAGCATCATAGACTATgccaagttggaagggacccacaagggcCATCAAAGTCCAGCtctctgcacaggacaccccaagaatgACTCCATGTGCCCAAGagtattgtccaaatgcttcttgagctctgtcaggcttggtgctgtgaccactgctctggggagcctgttccagtatcTGACCACCCCCTGCatgaagaacctttccctaatatccaacctaaacatcccctgacacagcttcaggccattcccctGGCTCATGTCCCTggtcacagagagcagagatcagtgcctgcccctcctcttcccctcacaggAAGCTGGAACTGCactgaggtctcccctcagtctcctccaggccgAGCACACCAAGAAACCTCAGTTGCTCCtcatctgcagctttccctcCACACCAttcaccatcctcatggccctcccctggacactctctaatagtTTATTAGTAATGGTCTAATGGTCTGACACTGTGGCACCCAGAagtgcccccagcactggaggtgaggcctccccagcccagagcagaggggacaatcccctcccttgcccggctggccctgctgggcctgatgcccccaggacagggctggccctgctggtTCCTGTTCAACTTTGTATTAACCAGGAGCgccaggtccctttctgctctccagcctctcatccccCAGTCTATACACACAACCAGGgttccccatcccaggtgcagaatccagcacttgcCCTGGCTCTACTTCATGTGGTGGGTATGAAGTTGGTATGAAGTAATGAAGCAGTGAAAAAAGGTATTTCAAATGCATGCCAAAACAAACACCAAGTGCAAATACCCAGTAACAAGGCTGCCATAAACAAAGCTGGTTTCATAAACTTCTACATAAAATGCACCACAGAAAACCAGAACACTCAGCACCTTCAGAATGACACCCTAAGAGCCCACTCACGCAGCTGCTTTTTAACTTGACTGTACCTAGAAGCTTTGCCTGTCCCACTGTGCCAGTGGTGACACATTTTATCAACAGAGGACACGTTGTCTACAGTACTATGAAGAGTTTGTGCTACTCACACTGCACTTGCAGTCAAGAAGATAATAAAATCTAGAGGCTGCAAAAGTGTGAAATGTCTACATGCTTCTTCCCTAAATTTAGCCCCTCCAGATATCAAAGCTTCAATTCGTAGTTGTTTGTAAGGTGTCTGGGGATTTTCCCCCAGCCTTCTGTGAAATGCTGGATGCATTTACACAATCAGACAAACATAGAAGAAAAACTATGTGAGATCTTCAGGGTACTTTCCCCCCAGTCTGGGCATTTATGGAAAGACATGTATTTATCAACAATCAGAATTTCACTCGTTTTATGTCACAAAAGCCAAATTCTGCCTCTAATGAGCACATACTAATCCAAGTGATGCTAAGATGCCATGGTAAAATGGCAGTATTTGTTCTCAAACATTCTGCATCATCATCAGCTGCTAGAGCGTTTAAGTAcaagaaaagattatttttggtAAGCATAAAAACCAGAAGCAGATTCATTTAATGACCTGCACGAGTTTAGCAAAAAAAGAAACGACTGGCCTAATTGTATCTGGGGCCATGTAGGACTCAGCTGACagagaaattacttt is drawn from Poecile atricapillus isolate bPoeAtr1 chromosome W, bPoeAtr1.hap1, whole genome shotgun sequence and contains these coding sequences:
- the LOC131592237 gene encoding NADH dehydrogenase [ubiquinone] 1 beta subcomplex subunit 2, mitochondrial-like, coding for MVVAALGRAAGRLLRAGAAVPGRRRASGGVHIPPRYRQFPELTRAQVIRGEVLSGIMWFWILWHFWHNSDMVLGHFPYPDASAWTDEELGIPPDDEE